The stretch of DNA GAAACAAAATCCCTTTTAGCATTAGCTTTACCAACAGCACTAACAGCACTAATCTTCTACGCGCGTTCCATCGTATCTATGATGTTCCTCGGTAAACTTGGTGACGTGGAACTTGCATCAGGTTCATTAGCTATAGCTTTTGCAAACATAACCGGTTATTCTGTTCTTTCCGGTTTATCTTTAGGTATGGAACCTCTTTGTTCTCAAGCTTTTGGTGCTAACCGTCCAAAACTTCTATCATTAACACTTCAACGGTGTATAATCTTTCTCTTATCATGTTCCTTACCCATTTCATTTCTATGGTTTAAAATGTCtagaatttttcattttttacatCAAGATGATAAAATCACCCAAATGTCACAaacttttcttatttttcttttacctGATCTTGTAACTAATTCATTTCTTCAACCAATTAGGATCTATCTTCGTGCTCAATCCATCACCTATCCGGTGACGTTAGCGTCGCTCGTCGGAACTTTTTTACATTtacctttcaattttttacttctcAAGAGAGGGATATCTGGTATAGCTATAGCTTCTGCTGCCTCCAATTTTTCAGTTCTAGTTGTTTTGATTCTTTATGTTTGGATAAGTGGGATCCACATTGCCACATGGAATGCTCCCAGTCGGGAATGTTTTACCGGCTGGAAGCCGTTGGTTAAGCTAGCCGCGCCGAGTTGTGTTTCTGTTTGTTTGGAATGGTGGTGGTATGAAATTGTGATAGTTTTGTGTGGTTTTTTGGTGGACCCCACTGCCACGGTGGCATCTATGGGGATTTTAATTCAAACTACTTCTTTGATTTATGTTTTTCCTTCATCTCTCGGACTTGCTGTTTCAACGCGTGTTGGCAACGCATTGGGAGCTAATTGTCCGAGAAACGCGAGGGTTTCGGCAGTGATTGCAGTGTTTTTTGCAGCAGTTATGGGATTTACTGCTGTGATTTTTGCTATGATGATGAGACGACGGTGGGGAAAGATGTTTACCGGAGATGAAGATATTTTACGGTTGACAGCGACGGCATTGCCAATTTTAGGTTTATGTGAGCTCGGAAATTGTCCGCAGACGGTTGGTTGCGGTGTTGTGAGAGGGACGGCGCGGCCGAAAGTGGCGGCGAATGTTAATTTAAGTGCTTTCTATATGGTGGGAATGCCAGTAGCAATTGGGCTTGctttttggtttgattttggattttgtggGCTTTGGTTGGGCCTTTTATCAGCCCAAGTTTGTTGTGCGGGCCTAATGTTGTATATTGTTGGGACCACTGATTGGGAACAACAGGCTCGTCGGGCTCAGTTATTGACATCGTTTGATGAAGTGGAGAATGGATCAGACGGACTAAAAGAACCATTGATTAGTGGTTTGGAAAGTGCTTGATGTTCATTTCTTATTTGGTGTagtgtaatatttttattttttttgtttgtaatttttttatattgaaagaTAAATGTGAATGACtaccattatattttttcaccTTTTCTTTTAGCTACATGGGTGGATAAAGGATATATATGTGGTGACTGTCTTCTTTTTGACATTTAtcttcaataaaatttatttcaagttAATATTATTACTAGTATTTAGATAcagatttttcttctttttctttgtgaCGAAGTATTAAGTAAGATAGAGTTTCTTTTTACCATAGTAaagaaaaaagtttatttttttacaattaaaataaaaaaaactcaacatttaatgatacaaaaaatttaatgcttcaaaagtttaaatgcacaaattagtatttaagaatttctatttttattttcttaacatgtactttaagggcacatgttaacattcacGGTAAAAATAACTTATCACATGTGTATAATAAATGTTTTCAAAGCTATTCTTAAAAGCTAATAAATGTGTGTTTAATGAATTTGCATAGTGAGAATTAATTTCTTATCTCATTCTCATAAATTCAAACACTACATGGAGTACATGGATGGGTGTCTTGGCCAAGCATAGAGAAAGCTCCAAGGATATGAAgagtacattttattttatttttcttttctttttatatatattaaatgatttatacacatcttagtaaaaaaaaaaaaactatacacaTCTTAACCgtgaaaagtgaaaaatacTACCttcgtccctaaatataagactctctttacatttttatttgtccctttttataagacaaatttcatattttcaagggcattaattatttctttaccaACATACCCCTAATTAAAGTGCATATTTTCTAAAATCTGTAATAAATactttagaaaaacaataacTCATTCTCTTTCTCgaaggataaaattgtaaaaacaatatcatttttcaacaaatttaatGATGCAACTCACTTTCTTAATCTTCGCAATTTCttaatctattactaatatattaaaatcgattaccaccaaagtttcaaatttatccttattacttttaaccacgttgcgagttttatatccttcattgtaatttcactaaaataaatattaaaaaaatatagaaaaatgatatgcttaaaaataggaacaaaatagattatagatatcaacaaaacataacaatatatacataaaaataggaaaaataattaattaataataacatacataataaagttaattagtatcaaacttactaaattattctatatattcataataaaatttctaatttttgattaaaaatatacacgagaCTATTATTTGTCACTATTAGAAGtattttcttctattttaaatataaactaGAAATTAAAGATATGTAGTCTAAAAGTGTGGAGTAACAATTTAACTGAACTATTTGCAGTAAAAATCTTAATGTGATTTTAATTTgcttttataataatttttttgtgtggtaatgtagtggctagaattttactcgtaaaataaataagtgtaaTGTTCGACGTTCGAATTTCGATTGctacatataaaatactatGCCTCTATCAACAGAATTATATTCACAAATACTAgctttaattttgaaatttttaaacggttaaaaacttaatatatttttgctttcaccaccaaTATCCAGTCCACTAGACCGTCTAATATAGTTCAgtggtcagttctgacatcaaataattttaaccCCTTCGCAATCGCAATTGCGACAGATCGAACCGTAATTCTTTCTACAAAGTCCAACGCAAATCACAACTAAATCAATTTACTACTTAATATCTTCGATGGAATCAGTCATGTAAGGTATGGTCCTACAAAATCCAAATTGAGAGGAGGCGCATGTGTTTTAGGAGGCCCCCCACCAGTTCTGACCCAATGGGGCCAATACCAAGAGGAAACAGGTTTAATTTTACACCCCCCTATTGCTAGGTTAAAAGGGAAAAGAAAACACACTATATGGGCTAGTTTGGTTCGaggaggagtgctagcaacacactctttaataaacacactcttttctattggttaaaatttatgtgggtcccataaaagttatatgggtccacatttttttatgggacccatgtgaatttcaaccaataaaaaagagtgtgttggagtgtgtttgttaaagagtgtgttgctagcattattcttggTTCGAGGGTTTTAAAGGATATGGAATGTGAGAGAATGTTTTAAatttggaaaatgttaacatgtgcatcaagggcacatgttaaggaaacaaaagtagaaataatatattggaATGTGTGTATTTAACttcttaaacattaaatttttttcgaatattaaatacaattttctatatttagaagcttaacatgtgccctttatgcacatgttaacatgaccctttaaaTTTTATGcgtttgatttaattttaaattaaagatttaatGAATGATATAAAATGAAACGattagattcttatctttctcaTCAGTTGTCATATAACTTGATAGTCTATTAAAATCTCTTTCATCGATCCATTgaaaattagagaaaaaaagtatttaataaaaaattagttttgtAGTTGAAGTTGATAAATCGGAGAATTTCCAATTTATCGCACCATTTTTTTCTTCCGTTTTGTTGTCTCCCTTACTTACATTGGGTTTCGAGAATGGTTGTTCCAAAACATATACTCTCTTTAGATATTTAgaaaattgttaaaataattaatttgtcTGAATGTGGGTTAATCTTACATATTTATTCTTGTAATTATTagatgaaattatatttttatcctttaagttatttttagacttttttttttataagcaaatatatatattataagggagtacaaggggtactcaatcccttacaatataaaacaaaatattaaaagctTTCAATACAACCCAAGGGATCATGGCTCCATGTGTTTTTAGACTTTATTTTGGTtccttaagtttttttttggtttcattTTGATCCCATAAATTACAAAAGTTTTATAATTTGGTCTATTaagttatttttgtttcattttactCCTTTAAGATATGAATGTCGAATACTCCGATCTCTTAAATGACAAATATGAAGATATCTTAATCTATAATAGAAGAAATATAATGAATAATATTtgtaacttaaaaaattaaattgtccAACAACATTCATATTtgtaacttaaaaaattaactcaaatgACGAATTCGATTACATTTTTTTGATTTAACCAAAGAACCAAAGGATAAAAAGTGATTCCAACCTTCCAAGTCTGTCGGTAAACTCTGTCCTAACCATCTATATATAGTTTCCCACACACCTTTAACAAAAGAGCAATTGAAGAATAGATGAgaacaaaaaatacaagaaatatcATGCGGATTATTCAATATACCTCTATGATGAAGGGCTGCCCGCGTAGGTAGCTTCTCTAGAAGCAATCTCCAaccaaaaatattaactttagaTGGAACATCGTTTTTCCAAAGCTTTTGGATAGCATCCAAAACATTTGACTCCAAAACAACCGTGTTAGAATATTGAAGCAACAAACTATAACACGATTTAACCGTAAAGAGGCCAACCGAATCCGGAACCCACCGCCATCTATCCGACCTCGCTTGATCAAAAGGACAATCAAGTAAAAGTTGCTTAAGAGCTCGAAGATGATGTGCGTCATTGTCAGAAAGTTCTTCACACCACTGCCAATGCCACTCGGTATCTGTTCCATTACGGCTCAACCTATCTGAGATCAAAACATCCTTAAAAGCTTCTTTTGCATACAGATTAGGATATAATTCACCAAAACTGTTATTTCCAAACCACTTGAATTTCCAAAATTCGATTTCATTACCATCACCAACGCAACAACCCACATTCGATTTGAACCATTCCTCATCAGCCGTTCTGCCTATGCTCAAAATATCCCTCCACCAAATAGAGTCCTTAGCCCCAACCTGAGGTGTTGTTCCAGTCAAAATTTTAGTAGGTATCTAAACCGCAACAAATCAGCCCATACCCCCTGTCTTTCATCAATTAATCTCCATTTCCATTTGCTAAGCAATGTCGTATTGAAAAGTTCTAAATTTTTTACTCCTAATCCACCCTGGTTTGCTTCATGATAACAGTGACAAACATTAACTTCTCAATCAAGACTCAGGCGACGCTTAATCTGCTTAACTAGCAAGTAACTCAATGCATTACAATCCTCCATCGTTAATAACTTGAACTACTCCCTACCTTCCAAAATTCTTTTGTCCAAGCAAACTTCAAACATTCCATTACTCCCCACAACTATGCCACAAAAGCACTACAATTACCAAATACTAATATATTTAGCAAAACCACCCAGCTAATTAATAACCATGCTCTCTGACCATCTTTATAAGCTCCATCAGTATTTAATTTCTTCACTCAATCACCTTCCGACGGCTTAACCCAACAAGTCTATTCAATCTCCCCTGTTGGACTATATTATTACTTCATCTTTAATTATAGGTAAAAGTcaacttttcagattcattcaATAACTGATGaatctgatctataatatagaccagatacattgattattcaatgaatctagaaagcAAACATTTGCTAATAATTAAGGATGGAAGGAGTACTAAAAATAAACGGtaataaacccaaaaaaatacCTAATCAATAATCATTACCGACATTGCGttaatatcttttaaagtttttatatttaattgcAAAAAGAcgagaaaaatcaaataaaccaatacaaaaaagtaaaagaaacaCGTGCATGGTACTGTAGAATGCAAGGTGACAGATGTACTCTACCCCACTTGACTGAAGTCCTAGGATATTCACTCATATCGAATattcataatatataattttttgaaaaaactaattaatttttttttcaagaaattacacacataaaaattaaatcataaaaattatataattatataatcatatataactatatatgctaaaaacaattacataaaaatatatgattatataattatataatttataattatataatgctaaaaaaatttgacataaaaattaaattaaatatatgatcatataattatatatgCTAAAAACAATTACTAGAAAAGGAAGATGTTGTTGAGTGATCATActcattattaaaaaatcaagggtaaatagggttttaccccctgcaaaatgggcgaattttgcattacctccctgcaaaatttttttttgtgattaccacCTGTAATATAAAGATTCATTCAATTACCCCCCTAATTTGCCAACTAGATATGGAATCtctttttttatgatgtggcatgcatatgtggattttcttagattttttatttatttttattattataattattccatatcattgttatttaaaataaaataaaaaaatcttcatctcaaatcccacaatttttttttccaaaaaacaaCATTCATATCAAATCTCAGGAAGCAACTTTCATCTCAAATCCCTaaatcggaaaaaaaaaatatcatctcCACAATTCCTCCAATTCAAACTCttcctccacctcctccataaccaccaccaccaccaacaacccTAACATAATCAACTCCTTCATCCCTCTCCTTCCTGGTCTCTACCTCTCACGTGTTCATTCCTTTGATCTTGGTGAAGGATATGGGTTGGGTTAGCAATTAcaagttcaagaaaaataacaacaacacatgTTCTCCAAACATCGTTAAttctgatttaattttaattttttggaaaatcaacaaacaacaaaattcagaTCTGAAAATCGGCGGAAATTAGTGAGAGTGATGCTGCAAGGAAGAGAGATGCAATTGGTGGGAAAGAGAGATGGACGACGATGGTGGTGGAGAATGAACTGTgagattttatgttttgagaaacttatgagttttttatggttttagatttatgggtttgagattgaatt from Trifolium pratense cultivar HEN17-A07 linkage group LG5, ARS_RC_1.1, whole genome shotgun sequence encodes:
- the LOC123887149 gene encoding protein DETOXIFICATION 51-like, coding for MCESKIKTTLNDPLISKTNFNQRDMIITETKSLLALALPTALTALIFYARSIVSMMFLGKLGDVELASGSLAIAFANITGYSVLSGLSLGMEPLCSQAFGANRPKLLSLTLQRCIIFLLSCSLPISFLWFKMSRIFHFLHQDDKITQMSQTFLIFLLPDLVTNSFLQPIRIYLRAQSITYPVTLASLVGTFLHLPFNFLLLKRGISGIAIASAASNFSVLVVLILYVWISGIHIATWNAPSRECFTGWKPLVKLAAPSCVSVCLEWWWYEIVIVLCGFLVDPTATVASMGILIQTTSLIYVFPSSLGLAVSTRVGNALGANCPRNARVSAVIAVFFAAVMGFTAVIFAMMMRRRWGKMFTGDEDILRLTATALPILGLCELGNCPQTVGCGVVRGTARPKVAANVNLSAFYMVGMPVAIGLAFWFDFGFCGLWLGLLSAQVCCAGLMLYIVGTTDWEQQARRAQLLTSFDEVENGSDGLKEPLISGLESA